The following are from one region of the Cyanobium gracile PCC 6307 genome:
- a CDS encoding succinate dehydrogenase/fumarate reductase iron-sulfur subunit, which produces MPTVSLTLRIWRQAGPDQPGGFEVHALEAMSTDLSLLEALDLLNERLIAAGGRPVGFEHDCREGICGSCGFLVNGQAQGPQRATSVCQLYLRQFRDGAELTLEPFRARAFPVLQDLAVDRSAFDRIIASGGYCSINTGSAPEANALLIGREQAAQAFDAATCIGCGACVASCRNASASLFVAAKLAHLGQLPQGQPERRDRAQAMQDRMVSEGFGSCSSHLECEAACPKQISADWISWMHRESWRRP; this is translated from the coding sequence ATGCCGACCGTTTCCCTCACCCTGAGGATCTGGCGCCAGGCCGGTCCCGACCAGCCCGGTGGCTTCGAGGTCCATGCGCTCGAAGCGATGTCCACCGACCTCTCCCTGCTCGAAGCCCTCGACCTGCTCAACGAGCGCCTGATCGCCGCCGGCGGACGACCGGTGGGCTTTGAGCACGACTGTCGCGAGGGCATCTGCGGGTCCTGCGGCTTTCTCGTCAACGGCCAGGCCCAGGGGCCCCAGCGGGCGACGAGCGTCTGCCAGCTCTACCTGCGCCAGTTCCGCGACGGCGCCGAGCTGACGCTGGAGCCGTTCCGCGCCCGGGCCTTCCCCGTGCTGCAGGACCTGGCGGTGGACCGTTCCGCCTTCGACCGGATCATCGCCAGCGGCGGCTACTGCTCCATCAACACCGGCAGCGCTCCGGAAGCCAACGCCCTGCTGATCGGCCGGGAGCAGGCGGCCCAGGCCTTCGACGCCGCCACCTGCATCGGCTGCGGCGCCTGCGTGGCCAGCTGCCGCAACGCCTCCGCCAGCCTGTTCGTGGCGGCCAAGCTGGCGCACCTGGGCCAGCTGCCCCAGGGCCAGCCGGAGCGCAGGGACCGTGCCCAGGCCATGCAGGACCGGATGGTCAGCGAGGGCTTCGGCAGTTGCAGCAGCCATCTGGAATGCGAGGCCGCCTGCCCCAAGCAGATCTCCGCCGACTGGATCAGCTGGATGCACCGCGAATCCTGGCGGCGCCCCTGA
- a CDS encoding acetate/propionate family kinase: protein MTEPATAAVADAAAGEVLVLNAGSSSLKVSVHTRSGEALWRDQRSWSVGAAEGVAPEERLEAVLDAWLPGALAGRVAGLTVAGHRVVHGGERFTAPVRLDAALLAVLEELVPLAPLHNGPALRVMRWLSRWQPEITQWACFDTAFHGTLPEAARTYAIPARWRAEGLRRFGFHGLNHQHVAETVARRGEDLRLISCHLGAGCSLCAIRGGRSIATTMGYTPLEGLVMATRSGSLDPGLLLHQLRRGVTAEELDHALQQESGLLGLSGLSASMKDLRQAAAEGHAGAQLAIAVFRHQLLQGIGAMAASLGGADVIALTGGIGEHDGALKRELEDTLGWLAPFELLQIPADEEGVIARHCGAAGV from the coding sequence ATGACGGAGCCGGCGACGGCGGCGGTGGCTGACGCGGCGGCCGGCGAGGTGCTGGTGCTCAACGCCGGCAGCTCCAGCCTCAAGGTCTCCGTGCACACCCGCTCAGGGGAAGCCCTGTGGCGGGACCAGCGCAGCTGGAGCGTCGGCGCCGCGGAGGGGGTGGCCCCGGAGGAGCGCCTGGAGGCCGTGCTGGACGCCTGGCTGCCCGGCGCCCTGGCCGGCCGGGTCGCCGGGCTCACCGTCGCCGGCCACCGGGTCGTCCACGGGGGTGAGCGGTTCACGGCCCCGGTCCGGCTCGACGCCGCGCTGCTGGCGGTCCTGGAGGAGCTGGTGCCGCTGGCGCCGCTGCACAACGGTCCGGCCCTGCGGGTGATGCGCTGGCTGAGCCGCTGGCAACCAGAAATCACGCAGTGGGCCTGCTTCGACACGGCCTTCCACGGCACCCTGCCGGAGGCCGCCCGCACCTACGCGATCCCGGCCCGCTGGCGCGCCGAGGGCCTGCGGCGCTTCGGCTTCCACGGCCTCAACCACCAGCACGTGGCCGAAACCGTGGCCCGCCGGGGTGAAGACCTGCGGCTGATCAGCTGCCACCTCGGGGCCGGCTGTTCCCTCTGCGCCATCCGGGGGGGCCGCAGCATCGCCACCACCATGGGCTACACGCCCCTGGAGGGGCTGGTGATGGCCACCCGCAGCGGCTCCCTCGACCCCGGCCTGCTGCTGCACCAGCTGCGCCGGGGCGTCACGGCCGAGGAACTCGACCACGCGCTGCAGCAGGAGAGCGGGCTGCTGGGCCTCTCGGGGCTCAGTGCCAGCATGAAGGACCTGCGCCAGGCCGCCGCCGAAGGCCACGCCGGTGCCCAGCTGGCGATCGCGGTGTTCCGCCACCAGCTGCTGCAGGGCATCGGGGCCATGGCCGCCAGCCTGGGCGGGGCCGACGTGATCGCCCTCACCGGCGGCATCGGCGAGCACGATGGGGCACTGAAGCGGGAGCTGGAGGACACGCTCGGCTGGCTGGCGCCGTTCGAGCTGCTGCAGATCCCTGCCGATGAGGAGGGGGTGATCGCCCGGCACTGCGGCGCAGCCGGGGTCTGA